The following proteins come from a genomic window of Actinomycetota bacterium:
- a CDS encoding putative toxin-antitoxin system toxin component, PIN family: protein MGVRAWVGGPPGEVVEAALTGRFDIMTSPALLEELRRVLAYPKLAKMFGDIDEVVELITVASHVVRPTVTLDLVRDPDDNRSWKPPSPAALT, encoded by the coding sequence GTGGGTGTCCGGGCTTGGGTGGGCGGCCCGCCCGGCGAGGTCGTCGAGGCAGCGCTGACCGGAAGGTTCGATATCATGACCAGCCCCGCACTGCTGGAAGAACTCCGACGAGTGCTGGCCTACCCCAAGCTCGCGAAGATGTTCGGCGATATCGACGAGGTCGTCGAGCTCATCACCGTCGCCTCGCACGTGGTCCGCCCCACCGTGACCCTCGACCTGGTTCGAGACCCTGACGACAACCGCTCCTGGAAGCCGCCATCACCGGCAGCGCTGACGTGA